One Kitasatospora sp. NBC_01287 DNA window includes the following coding sequences:
- a CDS encoding multifunctional oxoglutarate decarboxylase/oxoglutarate dehydrogenase thiamine pyrophosphate-binding subunit/dihydrolipoyllysine-residue succinyltransferase subunit codes for MSPHPETPSSASTTGFGPNEWLVDEIYQQYLQDPNSVDRAWWDFFADYKPGTEVTPVTQAATQAGPTPTTVAAPAPAAPVAAVAPAPAAAVAAPAPAAVPPVAAPAAAAPLAAAPAAPPAPKAAVAPAAPAPESTGPELVPLRGPAKAVATNMDASLEVPTATSVRAVPAKLLIDNRIVINNHLQRARGGKVSFTHLIGYALVQALKATPGMNHSYAVKDGKSFLVKPDHVNLGLAIDLVKPNGDRQLVVAAIKKADTLDFFGFWQAYEDIVRRARANKLTMDDFTGVTVSLTNPGGIGTVHSVPRLMQGQGTILGVGAMEYPAEFQGSNPDTLARLGVSKIMTLTSTYDHRVIQGAASGEFLRSIHQLLLGEHGFYDEVFESLRIPYEPVRWATDVATTHEDDVNKTARVMELIHSYRVRGHLMADTDPLEYKQRKHPDLDVVEHGLTLWDLEREFAVGGFGGQKIMKLRDILGLLRNSYCRTVGIEYMHIQDPKQRKWIQERVEKPYTKPEREEQLRILRRLNSAEAFETFLQTKYVGQKRFSLEGGESLIPLLDATIDAAAEHRLDEAVIGMAHRGRLNVLANIVGKPYGKIFGEFEGNLDPKSMHGSGDVKYHLGSEGTFTGLDGETIKVSLAANPSHLETVDPVVEGIVRAKQDVLDQGGTSFPVLPIQIHGDAAFAGQGVVAETLNMSQLRGYRTGGTIHLVVNNQVGFTAAPASSRSSMYCTDVARMIEAPIFHVNGDDPEAVVRVARLAFEFRQAFHKDVVIDLICYRRRGHNEADNPSFTQPLMYDLIDKKRSVRKLYTEGLIGRGDITMEEAESALQDFQGQLEKVFAEVRDAAQAQAGTPGGKPVPDFPVNIQTGISQEMVKRIAASQVNLPEWLTVHPRLLPQLQRRAASIEDGTIDWATGETLAIGSLLMEGHPVRLAGQDSRRGTFGQRHAVLIDRVTGEDYTPLLYLTEDQARYTVYDSLLSEYAAMGFEYGYSLTRPNSLVMWEAQFGDFVNGAQTVVDEYIASAEQKWGQHSGVTLLLPHGYEGQGPDHSSARPERFLQLCAQNNMTVAMPTSPSNYFHLLRWQVHNPHHKPLVVFTPKSMLRLKAAASSAEEFTSGAFRPVIGDSTVDPANVRKVVITAGKFYYDLEAARTERGVTDTAIVRVERLYPLPIAELQEELARYGEDVQFVWAQEEPANQGAWPFIAMNLVDHLDVVIGRKASGGRLRRVARNASSAPAVGSAKRHAAEQQALIEEVYGL; via the coding sequence GTGTCGCCACACCCTGAAACCCCCAGCTCGGCAAGCACCACTGGCTTCGGCCCCAATGAGTGGCTCGTCGACGAGATCTACCAGCAGTACCTCCAGGATCCCAACTCGGTCGACCGAGCCTGGTGGGACTTTTTCGCCGACTACAAGCCCGGTACCGAGGTGACCCCAGTGACCCAGGCCGCGACCCAGGCCGGCCCCACGCCGACCACCGTTGCTGCCCCTGCCCCTGCTGCGCCCGTCGCGGCGGTGGCGCCTGCCCCCGCCGCCGCTGTGGCAGCCCCGGCCCCCGCGGCAGTGCCGCCGGTGGCCGCGCCTGCCGCGGCCGCGCCGCTGGCAGCCGCACCGGCCGCGCCGCCGGCTCCCAAGGCCGCCGTCGCGCCCGCCGCGCCGGCGCCGGAGAGCACCGGGCCCGAGCTCGTTCCGCTGCGCGGCCCGGCCAAGGCCGTCGCCACCAACATGGACGCCTCGCTGGAGGTGCCCACCGCGACCAGCGTGCGCGCCGTGCCGGCCAAGCTGTTGATCGACAACCGCATCGTCATCAACAACCACCTGCAGCGCGCCCGCGGCGGCAAGGTCTCCTTCACCCACCTGATCGGCTACGCGCTGGTGCAGGCCCTGAAGGCGACCCCTGGCATGAACCACAGCTACGCGGTCAAGGACGGCAAGTCCTTCCTGGTCAAGCCGGACCACGTGAACCTGGGCCTGGCCATCGACCTGGTGAAGCCCAACGGCGACCGCCAGCTGGTCGTCGCGGCCATCAAGAAGGCCGACACGCTGGACTTCTTCGGCTTCTGGCAGGCCTACGAGGACATCGTCCGCCGGGCCCGCGCCAACAAGCTGACGATGGACGACTTCACCGGGGTGACGGTCTCGCTGACCAACCCCGGCGGCATCGGCACCGTGCACTCCGTGCCGCGCCTGATGCAGGGCCAGGGCACCATCCTCGGTGTCGGCGCGATGGAGTACCCGGCCGAGTTCCAGGGCTCCAACCCCGACACCCTGGCCCGGCTCGGCGTCTCCAAGATCATGACGCTCACCTCGACCTACGACCACCGGGTCATCCAGGGCGCGGCGTCCGGCGAGTTCCTGCGCTCGATCCACCAGCTGCTGCTGGGCGAGCACGGGTTCTACGACGAGGTCTTCGAGTCGCTGCGGATCCCGTACGAGCCGGTCCGTTGGGCCACCGACGTCGCCACCACGCACGAGGACGACGTCAACAAGACCGCCCGCGTGATGGAGCTCATCCACTCCTACCGGGTCCGCGGCCACCTGATGGCCGACACCGACCCGCTGGAGTACAAGCAGCGCAAGCACCCCGACCTGGACGTGGTCGAGCACGGCCTGACGCTGTGGGACCTGGAGCGCGAGTTCGCGGTCGGCGGCTTCGGCGGCCAGAAGATCATGAAGCTCCGGGACATCCTCGGGCTGCTGCGCAACTCGTACTGCCGCACCGTCGGCATCGAGTACATGCACATCCAGGACCCCAAGCAGCGCAAGTGGATCCAGGAGCGGGTCGAGAAGCCGTACACCAAGCCGGAGCGCGAGGAGCAGCTGCGCATCCTGCGCCGGCTGAACTCGGCCGAGGCCTTCGAGACCTTCCTGCAGACCAAGTACGTCGGCCAGAAGCGCTTCTCGCTGGAGGGCGGCGAGTCGCTCATCCCGCTGCTCGACGCGACCATCGACGCCGCCGCCGAGCACCGCCTCGACGAGGCCGTGATCGGCATGGCCCACCGCGGCCGGCTCAACGTGCTGGCCAACATCGTCGGCAAGCCGTACGGCAAGATCTTCGGCGAGTTCGAGGGCAACCTCGACCCGAAGTCGATGCACGGCTCCGGCGACGTCAAGTACCACCTGGGCTCCGAGGGCACCTTCACCGGCCTGGACGGCGAGACCATCAAGGTCTCGCTGGCCGCCAACCCGTCCCACCTGGAGACGGTGGACCCGGTGGTCGAGGGCATCGTGCGCGCCAAGCAGGACGTGCTGGACCAGGGCGGCACCTCGTTCCCGGTGCTGCCGATCCAGATCCACGGCGACGCGGCCTTCGCCGGCCAGGGCGTGGTCGCGGAGACCCTGAACATGTCGCAGCTGCGCGGCTACCGCACCGGCGGCACGATCCACCTGGTGGTCAACAACCAGGTCGGCTTCACCGCCGCCCCGGCCTCCAGCCGCTCCTCGATGTACTGCACCGACGTCGCCCGGATGATCGAGGCCCCGATCTTCCACGTGAACGGCGACGACCCGGAGGCCGTGGTCCGCGTCGCGCGCCTGGCCTTCGAGTTCCGCCAGGCGTTCCACAAGGACGTCGTGATCGACCTCATCTGCTACCGCCGCCGCGGTCACAACGAGGCCGACAACCCGTCGTTCACCCAGCCGCTGATGTACGACCTGATCGACAAGAAGCGCTCGGTGCGCAAGCTCTACACCGAGGGCCTGATCGGTCGGGGCGACATCACCATGGAAGAGGCGGAGTCCGCGCTCCAGGACTTCCAGGGCCAGCTGGAGAAGGTCTTCGCCGAGGTCCGCGACGCGGCCCAGGCGCAGGCCGGCACCCCCGGCGGCAAGCCGGTGCCCGACTTCCCGGTGAACATCCAGACCGGCATCTCCCAGGAGATGGTCAAGCGGATCGCCGCCTCGCAGGTCAACCTGCCCGAGTGGCTGACCGTCCACCCGCGCCTGCTGCCGCAGCTCCAGCGCCGCGCCGCCTCGATCGAGGACGGCACGATCGACTGGGCCACCGGTGAGACCCTGGCCATCGGCTCGCTGCTGATGGAGGGCCACCCGGTCCGGCTGGCCGGCCAGGACAGCCGCCGCGGCACCTTCGGCCAGCGCCACGCGGTGCTGATCGACCGGGTCACCGGCGAGGACTACACCCCGCTGCTCTACCTGACCGAGGACCAGGCCCGCTACACCGTCTACGACAGCCTGCTGTCGGAGTACGCGGCGATGGGCTTCGAGTACGGCTACTCGCTGACCCGCCCGAACTCGCTGGTCATGTGGGAGGCGCAGTTCGGCGACTTCGTCAACGGCGCGCAGACCGTGGTCGACGAGTACATCGCCTCGGCCGAGCAGAAGTGGGGCCAGCACTCCGGCGTCACCCTGCTGCTGCCGCACGGCTACGAGGGCCAGGGGCCGGACCACTCGTCCGCGCGTCCCGAGCGCTTCCTGCAGCTGTGCGCGCAGAACAACATGACGGTCGCGATGCCGACCTCGCCGTCGAACTACTTCCACCTGCTGCGCTGGCAGGTGCACAACCCGCACCACAAGCCGCTGGTCGTCTTCACCCCGAAGTCGATGCTGCGTCTGAAGGCCGCGGCCAGTTCGGCGGAGGAGTTCACCTCCGGCGCGTTCCGCCCGGTGATCGGCGACTCCACCGTCGACCCGGCCAACGTGCGCAAGGTGGTCATCACCGCGGGCAAGTTCTACTACGACCTGGAGGCGGCCCGCACCGAGCGCGGCGTCACCGACACCGCGATCGTCCGGGTCGAGCGCCTCTACCCGCTGCCGATCGCCGAGCTCCAGGAGGAGCTGGCCCGGTACGGCGAGGACGTCCAGTTCGTCTGGGCCCAGGAGGAGCCGGCCAACCAGGGCGCCTGGCCGTTCATCGCGATGAACCTGGTCGACCACCTCGACGTGGTGATCGGCCGCAAGGCCAGCGGCGGCCGGCTGCGCCGGGTGGCCCGCAACGCCTCCTCGGCCCCGGCCGTGGGCTCGGCCAAGCGGCACGCCGCCGAGCAGCAGGCGCTGATCGAAGAGGTCTACGGCCTCTGA
- a CDS encoding serine/threonine-protein kinase codes for MPADDPRTAAPPPPTFQPLHPDDPTEVAGYKLYARLGAGGMGRVYLSYTPGGRPVALKVVRAEFAEDAEFRRRFTQEVANAQRIHGLYTAQVIDAGTTADAPWLVTAYVPGPSLQQVVREHGALPVRTVLLLLGGIAEALQAIHSVAVVHRDLKPANVLVAADGPRVIDFGIARAADATALTGTGFRIGSPAFMAPEQAQGSPVTPATDVFALGALAAYVASGVPPFGEGPETAVLYRVVHEPPELAAVPDDLRELVLRCLAKSPEDRPAPAEIIEIARNHPSVGGQLRFAEDWLPAPVATELTRRSDLPRTPPPAPAAAPVAAPPRPSAPPVPTVPTTAPAAAPDFPVTGPVAPAAPPPPVEAPTTQLRPPEPTVLLQQPVPAPVPAPAPAAAPPPPPPAKRKGVSWKTLLTVAVVMALGGALGGVLLTRNDKSNSADGSSSGRTSSQAPATSPTPAVLPPPSAPGSASPDTAGPDAATPGTPGTTGTTGSSAALAPTPVSGVSATAALGGYTPLVSKIELDIPATEYASNAYRVDLVNGKLVAPGTSLKWGLSLQNTGNGGGSQADSFGSDGDDASDFAVITDPAVTPAQCDAAIDTHPDSDLSFNHASAGRLLCIRDRTTHAIGIAAVETANAQTGEVKLSVNTWQGGA; via the coding sequence ATGCCTGCCGACGATCCACGTACCGCCGCGCCGCCGCCGCCCACCTTCCAGCCGCTGCACCCGGACGACCCGACCGAGGTGGCCGGGTACAAGCTGTACGCGCGGCTGGGGGCCGGCGGCATGGGCCGGGTCTACCTCTCGTACACCCCGGGTGGCCGGCCGGTGGCGCTGAAGGTGGTCCGCGCCGAGTTCGCCGAGGATGCCGAGTTCCGCCGCCGGTTCACCCAGGAGGTGGCCAACGCGCAGCGGATCCACGGCCTGTACACCGCCCAGGTGATCGACGCCGGCACCACGGCCGACGCGCCCTGGCTGGTCACCGCCTACGTGCCCGGGCCCTCGCTGCAGCAGGTGGTGCGCGAGCACGGCGCGCTGCCGGTGCGCACCGTGCTGCTGCTGCTCGGCGGCATCGCCGAGGCGCTGCAGGCCATCCACAGCGTCGCCGTGGTGCACCGCGACCTCAAGCCCGCCAACGTGCTGGTCGCCGCCGACGGCCCGCGGGTGATCGACTTCGGCATCGCCAGGGCCGCCGACGCCACCGCGCTGACCGGCACCGGGTTCCGGATCGGCTCGCCCGCCTTCATGGCGCCCGAGCAGGCCCAGGGCTCGCCCGTCACCCCCGCCACCGACGTCTTCGCGCTGGGCGCGCTGGCCGCCTACGTGGCAAGCGGGGTGCCGCCGTTCGGCGAGGGGCCGGAGACCGCGGTGCTCTACCGGGTGGTGCACGAGCCGCCGGAGCTGGCCGCGGTGCCCGACGACCTGCGCGAGCTGGTGCTGCGCTGCCTGGCCAAGTCGCCCGAGGACCGGCCGGCGCCGGCCGAGATCATCGAGATCGCCCGCAACCACCCCTCCGTCGGCGGGCAGCTGCGGTTCGCCGAGGACTGGCTGCCGGCGCCGGTCGCCACCGAGCTCACCCGGCGCTCCGACCTGCCCAGGACACCGCCGCCGGCCCCGGCCGCCGCCCCGGTCGCCGCCCCGCCGCGGCCGAGCGCGCCGCCGGTACCCACCGTGCCGACCACCGCGCCGGCCGCCGCGCCCGACTTCCCGGTCACCGGCCCGGTGGCACCGGCCGCACCGCCGCCGCCCGTCGAGGCGCCCACCACGCAGCTGCGGCCGCCGGAGCCGACCGTGCTGCTCCAGCAGCCCGTCCCCGCGCCCGTCCCCGCGCCCGCGCCCGCAGCCGCACCGCCGCCGCCGCCGCCGGCCAAGCGGAAGGGGGTCTCCTGGAAGACCCTGCTGACCGTCGCCGTGGTGATGGCGCTCGGCGGCGCGCTGGGCGGCGTGCTGCTGACCAGGAACGACAAGTCGAACAGCGCCGACGGCAGCAGCAGCGGCCGCACCAGCAGCCAGGCCCCGGCCACCTCGCCCACCCCGGCCGTCCTGCCACCCCCCAGCGCCCCGGGCAGCGCGAGCCCGGACACCGCGGGCCCCGACGCCGCGACCCCCGGCACCCCCGGCACCACCGGCACCACCGGCTCGTCGGCCGCCCTCGCGCCCACCCCGGTCAGCGGCGTCTCGGCGACCGCCGCGCTGGGCGGCTACACCCCGCTGGTGAGCAAGATCGAGCTGGACATCCCGGCCACCGAGTACGCCAGCAACGCGTACCGGGTCGACCTGGTCAACGGGAAGCTGGTGGCCCCTGGCACCAGCCTCAAGTGGGGCCTGTCGCTGCAGAACACCGGCAACGGCGGCGGCAGCCAGGCCGACTCCTTCGGCTCGGACGGCGACGACGCCTCCGACTTCGCGGTGATCACCGACCCCGCCGTCACCCCGGCCCAGTGCGACGCGGCGATCGACACCCACCCGGACTCCGACCTGTCCTTCAACCACGCCAGCGCGGGCCGGCTGCTCTGCATCCGCGACCGCACCACCCACGCCATCGGCATCGCGGCCGTGGAGACCGCCAACGCGCAGACCGGCGAGGTCAAGCTCTCGGTGAACACCTGGCAGGGCGGCGCCTGA
- a CDS encoding DUF6104 family protein: MYFTDRGIEELASRRGDEEVTFEWLAERLREFVDLNPDFEVPVERLATWLARLDDEDED; the protein is encoded by the coding sequence GTGTACTTCACCGACCGCGGCATCGAGGAGCTGGCGAGCCGGCGCGGCGACGAGGAGGTCACCTTCGAGTGGCTGGCCGAGCGCCTGCGCGAGTTCGTGGACCTCAATCCCGACTTCGAGGTCCCCGTCGAGCGGCTGGCCACCTGGCTGGCCCGGTTGGACGACGAGGACGAGGACTGA
- a CDS encoding DUF4097 family beta strand repeat-containing protein, with protein MSQWTVSEPDRITFDEAVRALNVRIVGGAVNVVAAEGPARLEVTELDGDPLRVTLADGVLTVTYPELDWNDFGERFKSVESVKGVLDSLFRKRRARAVVSLTVPATTEVKVGTVTAEATVSGVRGGTSVHGVAGSTTLVGLDGLIEAKSVSGDVDAQSVAGELRVKTVSGDLTVISGTPASLHANTVGGAVTLDLAGTAPASVKINTVNGDVAVRLPQPADTTVEAGSTNGQFATAFEELTVGGSWGAKKLSGRLGAGTGRLQVTTVSGAISVLRRPEPEDEGPSLVKELSGPAADPELTDEPKGEQE; from the coding sequence ATGAGCCAGTGGACAGTCAGCGAACCCGACCGGATCACCTTCGACGAGGCGGTGCGGGCGCTGAACGTGCGGATCGTCGGCGGGGCGGTCAACGTGGTCGCCGCCGAGGGCCCCGCCCGCCTGGAGGTCACCGAGTTGGACGGCGACCCGCTGCGGGTGACCCTCGCGGACGGCGTGCTCACCGTCACCTACCCCGAGCTGGACTGGAACGACTTCGGCGAGCGGTTCAAGTCGGTCGAATCGGTCAAGGGCGTGCTGGACTCGCTCTTCCGCAAGCGCCGGGCCCGCGCCGTGGTCTCGCTGACCGTGCCGGCCACCACCGAGGTCAAGGTCGGCACGGTCACCGCCGAGGCCACCGTCTCCGGCGTGCGCGGCGGCACCTCGGTGCACGGCGTGGCCGGCAGCACCACGCTGGTCGGCCTGGACGGGCTGATCGAGGCCAAGAGCGTCTCCGGCGACGTGGACGCCCAGTCGGTGGCCGGTGAGCTGCGGGTCAAGACCGTCTCCGGCGATCTGACGGTCATCTCCGGCACCCCCGCCTCGCTGCACGCCAACACGGTCGGCGGCGCGGTCACCCTGGACCTGGCGGGCACCGCGCCGGCCTCGGTGAAGATCAACACGGTCAACGGGGACGTCGCGGTGCGGCTGCCGCAGCCCGCCGACACCACGGTGGAGGCCGGCAGCACCAACGGCCAGTTCGCCACCGCCTTCGAGGAGTTGACGGTCGGCGGCAGCTGGGGCGCGAAGAAGCTCAGCGGCCGGCTCGGGGCCGGCACCGGCAGGCTCCAGGTCACCACCGTCTCCGGCGCGATCTCGGTGCTGCGCCGCCCCGAGCCCGAGGACGAGGGGCCCAGCCTGGTCAAGGAGCTGAGCGGCCCCGCCGCCGACCCCGAGCTGACCGACGAGCCGAAGGGTGAGCAGGAATGA
- a CDS encoding PadR family transcriptional regulator — protein MSGVFAHGRLRLYLLKLLDESPRHGYEVIRLLEERFHGLYAPSAGTVYPRLAKLEQEGLVEHSTEGGRKVYRITEAGREELTERQEDLAELEVEISDSVAQLAGAIREDVRDSAKDLRAELRDAARNAPRAADPGTPRTAPLGGEAGWQRTKEEFAGFKAQAKKAKEQERAAKEQAKKAKEEARKAKEQSQAVRQAAQQEALRIKRRVEQQVREHVSKGDWPTGLAEGLSELTRGLAGLADSARWGEGAGSGPSDRAADKVDFGKGDVGGDAPADLPDWARTEADADPARELERLLDRFRDQVRDASRDATRDGGRVTADQLAEAQSVLAGAAERLRRLLG, from the coding sequence ATGAGCGGCGTCTTCGCCCACGGCCGGCTGCGGCTCTACCTGCTGAAGCTGCTCGACGAGTCACCCCGGCACGGCTACGAGGTGATCCGCCTGCTGGAGGAGCGCTTCCACGGGCTCTACGCGCCGTCCGCCGGCACCGTTTATCCGCGTCTGGCCAAGTTGGAGCAGGAGGGGCTCGTGGAGCACAGCACCGAGGGTGGCCGCAAGGTCTACCGGATCACCGAGGCCGGCCGTGAGGAGCTGACCGAGCGTCAGGAGGACCTGGCCGAGCTGGAGGTGGAGATCAGCGACTCGGTCGCCCAGCTCGCCGGGGCGATCCGGGAGGACGTCCGGGACTCCGCCAAGGACCTGCGCGCCGAACTGCGCGACGCGGCCCGCAACGCGCCCCGGGCGGCCGACCCCGGCACCCCGCGGACCGCGCCGCTGGGCGGCGAGGCGGGCTGGCAGCGCACCAAGGAGGAGTTCGCCGGCTTCAAGGCCCAGGCCAAGAAGGCCAAGGAGCAGGAGCGGGCCGCCAAGGAGCAGGCCAAGAAGGCCAAGGAGGAGGCCCGCAAGGCCAAGGAGCAGTCGCAGGCGGTGCGCCAGGCGGCGCAGCAGGAGGCGCTGCGGATCAAGCGCCGGGTCGAGCAGCAGGTGCGCGAGCACGTCTCCAAGGGCGACTGGCCGACCGGTCTGGCCGAGGGCCTCTCCGAGCTGACCAGGGGCCTGGCCGGCCTGGCCGACTCGGCCCGCTGGGGCGAGGGTGCCGGGAGCGGCCCGAGCGATCGGGCGGCGGACAAGGTCGACTTCGGCAAGGGCGACGTCGGCGGGGACGCGCCGGCCGACCTGCCCGACTGGGCCCGCACCGAGGCCGACGCCGACCCGGCGCGCGAGCTGGAGCGGCTGCTGGACCGGTTCCGCGACCAGGTCCGCGACGCCTCCAGGGACGCCACCCGGGACGGCGGCCGGGTGACGGCCGATCAGCTGGCCGAGGCGCAGTCGGTGCTGGCCGGCGCCGCCGAGCGGCTGCGCCGCCTGCTCGGCTGA
- a CDS encoding zinc-binding dehydrogenase — protein MFAAYAARIDADDPLSALELGELPEPEARPGWSVVTVKAATLNHHDLWSLRGVGLPAERLPMILGCDAAGIDEQGNEVVIHSVIGQSGHGVGPEEPRSILTERYQGTFAQRVAVPTWNLLPKPAELSFAEAACLPTAWLTAYRMLFTNAGVRPGDTVLVQGAGGGVATALIVLGKAAGLRVWVTGRDEAKRARAVELGADAAFESGARLPARVDAVMETVGAATWSHSVKSLRPGGTIVISGATSGPSPKSAELNRIFFLELKVVGSTMGTKEELAGLLALCAHAGVRPVIDSVLPLAEARDGFARLAKGEVFGKVVLEP, from the coding sequence ATGTTCGCCGCCTACGCAGCCCGCATCGATGCCGACGATCCCCTGAGCGCCCTGGAACTCGGGGAACTGCCCGAGCCCGAGGCCCGACCCGGCTGGAGCGTGGTGACCGTCAAGGCCGCCACCCTCAACCACCACGACCTCTGGTCGCTGCGCGGGGTGGGACTGCCCGCCGAGCGGCTGCCGATGATCCTGGGCTGCGACGCGGCCGGGATCGACGAGCAGGGCAACGAGGTGGTGATCCACTCGGTGATCGGCCAGAGCGGTCACGGGGTCGGGCCCGAGGAGCCGCGCTCGATCCTCACCGAGCGCTACCAGGGCACCTTCGCCCAGCGGGTGGCGGTGCCGACCTGGAACCTGCTGCCCAAGCCGGCCGAGCTCTCCTTCGCCGAGGCGGCCTGCCTGCCGACGGCCTGGCTCACCGCCTACCGGATGCTCTTCACCAACGCCGGGGTGCGCCCGGGCGACACCGTGCTGGTGCAGGGCGCGGGCGGCGGGGTGGCCACCGCGCTGATCGTCCTGGGCAAGGCGGCCGGCCTACGGGTCTGGGTGACCGGCCGGGACGAGGCCAAGCGCGCCCGGGCCGTGGAGCTGGGCGCGGACGCCGCCTTCGAGAGCGGCGCGCGGCTGCCGGCGCGGGTGGACGCGGTGATGGAGACGGTCGGGGCGGCCACCTGGTCGCACTCGGTGAAGTCGCTGCGCCCGGGCGGGACCATCGTGATCTCCGGCGCCACCTCGGGACCGAGCCCGAAGTCGGCCGAGCTGAACCGGATCTTCTTCCTGGAACTCAAGGTGGTCGGCTCGACCATGGGGACCAAGGAGGAGCTCGCCGGGCTGCTCGCGCTCTGCGCGCACGCCGGAGTGCGCCCGGTGATCGACTCGGTGCTGCCGCTGGCCGAGGCGCGCGACGGCTTCGCGCGGCTGGCCAAGGGCGAGGTCTTCGGGAAGGTCGTACTGGAGCCCTGA